AGACGCAGAGCTTGGCGAGGTGCAAAAACTCTACAACGAGCGAGTAAAATTTAGAGGCTCATATATCTACATAGATACGGATTTTAAGCGCAAGGGTGAGCCTATATTTGCTCTTGCTATGGCGCAACACCTAAGGTATATCAGCCTAACGCCGTTTTTAGATGAGCTCTGTTTTAAAGCACTAGACGAGCAGCTAAAAGCTATCTCAAAGATCACTAAAAGCTACTATCAAAAAACGCAAACTCTACCTATTTTTGGAGCTATAACTGGCTTTAAGCTCTACTTTCTAGGCAAAAACTACTCGCTTGATACGGATGGCAAATTTATTGATAAAGAAATTTACGAACAAGTTGCAGTGATTAAATTTTAAAGGACAAAAATGGGAAAATTTGCAAAGGAACAAAGGCGAAAGCTAAATAGCATAAACGAAAGGCTCTATGACCTTGAGCGCCGTGTCGTGCCACGTGCAAAGCAGATAGACCTCTGCGCAAAAGATATAAAAGAGGCATATGATCATTTTTGTGAGCTACTGCTCTCTTTTTACTCAAAAGACGAACTTCTTATGCGATATGGGCGGTTCATGAATCACATAGATGACTACTTTTATACGGAAAATCAAAACGAATTTAAAAACTGGCCAACGCATGAGATGTCTGGCGAGTGGCACTGCTGGTTTTACCACTGCTTATACGATCACACAAGTCTTGGCTGGGATGAAATTTTGACTATTGATAAGATGGAGGGCAAGCTTCGCTCATGGTATGACTATGCGCCTATAGATCTTTGTCTGGAGAAGCTAGAGTGCAGCGAGAGGGAAGAGTATATCTCTGATGCCAACAAAGATCAGTGGGAGCAGATAGAAAAGATAAATAAAGCGCTAGCTAACTACCAAGATATCCTAATAAGAGATGCAAGAATGCTTGAAAACCGGCTAAAAGCAAGGGTTGAGGGTGGATTTATCGAGGATTATGCTATGGAATTTCGTTTGGTCTTTTATTTGTGCGAAGACGATCCAGATTATGATGAAAATGACGACAATTTCATAGCTATCATCAATGAGCCTATCGTCCCTGGCGAAATGAGCAAGAAAAAGAGCCGTTGGACGCAAAACTGTAATGAATATTTTGGTAGCTCTGTCTATTTTGATAAGAAGGCATATTTTTGCTATCTATTTGCAGCTTTTGAAAACAACACACATATCAATAAGATCAAAGACATACTGCGCATAGGCTCTGTTGATATGGCGCTTTGCTGGGATGAATACTATGAAATTTAAAGTAAGATACCATAAGATAAAGATCATAAAAGGAGATGAAGTATGACAAGTCAAACAACAATAAAGTGCCCAAACTGTGGGAGTGAGATAGATATAAATGATGCTTTATATCATCAGTTAGAGGGAAAATATAAAGGTGAATACCTAGCGCAAAAAAAGCAGCTTGAAGCTGAGCTTGAGGCTAAAAGAAAGGAACAGGAGGCTTATTTTGAGAGTTTAAGAGCAAAAGAGCAACAGCTGCAAGAACAAAAAGAGAAATTTGAGGAAGAGATCAAAAAAGCTACGCAAATACAGCTAAAAATGGAAAGAGCAAGACTTCAAGATGAGCTGAGAAAAGAGATACTTGATGAGCAAAATGAGTCGGTCGCACTTTTACAAAAACAGCTTGAAGAGAAGTCAAATCAAGTAAAAGAGCTAAATGTAGCAAAGGCCCAAATTTTGCAGCTTCAAAGAGAAAAAGAGGAGATGGAGTCAGCCATAACTGCAAAGGCTGAGCTGGCATTAAATGAAAAGCTAAAAGAAGAAAAAGAGAAGATACAAAAGGCTGCAGATGAGCAAAATGAGCTTAAATTTAGACAAAAAGAGGAACAGCTAAAACAGCTTCAAGAGCAACTTCAAATAGCCCAAAGAAAGGCCGAGCAAGGCAGCATGCAGCTTCAAGGTGAGGTGCAGGAGCTCGCGATAGAAGAGTGGCTTAGGGAGAAATTTCCATTTGATACTATTGATGAGATCAAAAAAGGTGCGAGAGGCGCTGACTGCGTACAGATCGTGCATACAAGGGAGTCTCAAAACTGTGGAACGATATATTATGAAAGCAAGAGAACAAAAGAATTCCAAAGGTCTTGGATAGAGAAATTTAAGGCTGACATGAGAGAAAAAGGCGCTGATATCGGTGTCATCGTTACTGACGCGATGCCAAGCGAGATGCAAAGGATGGGGCTGTATGAGGGGGTTTGGGTCTGCACTTTTGAGGAATTTAAAGGCTTAAGTGCTGTTTTAAGGGAACAACTCATAAGGATACACCACGTCTTGATCGCGCAAGAGAACAAAAGCGACAAGATGAGCTTGCTCTGTCACTTTTTAACCAGCAATGAATTTAAAATGCAAATAGAAGCGATAGTAGAGGCATTTTCAACCATGCAAAGCGACCTAGATAGTGAAAAGCGCGCGATGCAAAAGATATGGAAGCAAAGAGAGAAGCAGATCGAAAAGGTACTAGATAACACCATAAATATGTACGGCTCTATAAAGGGCATCGCTGGAAAAGCAGTGGCAAATATAAAAGCTCTGGAGCTGCCATATGGTGGTGATACGTAGGAATAAATAAAGAGCATTTCAAAACGCTCTTTTTAAATTCACCTTTCAAAACAAATTTCTCAAATTTTTATAATTATGGACATAAAAATGTCTTTTATGCTGAGTAAAATAGCTCCAAACAAAAGCAAAAGGAGCTTGTCATGAAAAAAGATAATTTTTACGTAGATAGTGAGATATACGAGCTTACGACACTTTGGGTGCTTCGTGCTATTTTTGATCTCGCAGGAGAAAAAGAATTATTAAAAGACAGATACGACGATGTCTTAGAGTTTTTGGGTATCGAGGCAAAAGAGCCTAAAGAAGAAGATATCCAAAATCTTAAAAACAGACTTGAAATTCTTGAAAAAAGTCAAATTTCATGCGAGCTAAAAGATCTTGAACACAACCTAAATTTACTTCAAGAAAATTTAGGTCTAAATAGTACCGAGAGAGATATTTTGAGATTTGTCGCAATCATGTACAACTATGAAGTAGTCTCTAATGCCTGCAATACACTAGGAGAGTTAAATAACATACAAGCCATAAAAGTCATCTCAAAGATATTAAATTTAAATTTTATTGATGTTCAAAATGCTTTTAGAAAAGATGGAATTTTTGCCAAGACATCGATCATAAGACTAGATAATGGCGGACAGAGAATAAGATATAAAATCGATGCCATAAACAATAACTTTATGTGTGATTTGTTTGTTAAATGCGACAGCATGGACGAGATATTTGAAAGTGCGATAAAGCCATGCAACAAGACAAATTTGACCACAAAAAACTACCCACACATAAAAGAAGATGTGAAAATTTTGCTCTCGTTTCTAAAAAGCGCCATTAGCAAAAAGCAAAAAGGAGTAAATGTACTCCTATATGGCTCAGCAGGAACTGGTAAAACAGAGCTTAGTAAAGTGATAGCCAGTGAGCTAAATTTAAAGCTTTATGAAGTAGCTTATGATGACGAGTACGGATATGCGACTGAGGATAGAAGGCTAAGGTCATATTGTCTTGCACAAAATGTATTGTCTGCTGGATCAAATTTGCTCATGTATGACGAAGCAGAGGATATATTTAACACAAATAATGACGAAAAACGACAGTATGGTAAAGCCTTTATAAATAGATCTCTTGAAAATAACGAGGTGCCAACCATCTGGATAACAAATAATATTTTTGATATGGATGAGGCCGTAGTTAGAAGGTTTAACCTAGCCATAGAGATAGGCATACCAACTGAAGATGTAAGAGCAAAGATCATAAAAAAATATAGTGAAAATTTGATAGACAATAAGCTCATAAAAAAGCTGGCCAAAAATGACTTTATAGCTCCAGCACTCATCAGCAATGCGAGCGTAGTAGTCTCAAATTTAAACACAAAGGACAAAAATAAAGCTTTTGAGCGAGTAATAAACAACACTTTAAAAGCACAAGGTTACGAAGAGATAAGAGATTACAATCCAAGAGATGATCTGCCAAGTAGCTACGATCCAAATTTTGTAAACTCGGACTGCGATCTAAACGAGCTAATGCAAGGCATAAAAATAAGTAAAAATGCTAGAATTTGTCTTTATGGTGTGCCTGGAACTGGCAAAAGTGCTTACGCTAAATTTATCGCTAAAAGTCTTAAAAAGCCAATCATTATTAAAAAAGGAAGTGATCTTTTATCTATGTTTGTAGGATGGACTGAAAAAAATATAGCACTAGCCTTCAAAGAAGCCAAAGAAAAACATGCTGTGCTAGTCTTTGACGAAGTAGATAGCTTTTTGCAAGATAGAAGTATGGCTGCAAGAAGCTGGGAGATAACTCAGGTAAATGAGATGCTTGTACAAATGGAGAGCTTTGATGGCATCTTTATCGCTACGACGAATTTGATCGATAATCTAGATAAAGCCTGTCTTAGAAGATTTGATCTAAAGCTTGAGTTTGGGTATTTGCTGCCAGAGCAAGCGCGAAATTTGTTTAAAAAAGAGTGCGCACTGCTAAAAGTCAAATTTGATGAAGATACAAGCAAAAAGGTCTCAAGTCTAGGCTTGTTAGCTCCTGGAGACTTTGCCAGTGTGAGAAGACAAGCTAAATTTAGACCTATAAAAAATGGCGATGACTTTTGCCATAGACTTGAGCTTGAAGTTGCACTAAAAAATGAAGAAAAGAGCGTGAAAATAGGGTTTTAGGGACTATCCCTAACGAGGTATTTTTGTCTGACTTGTCAGACAAAAAGTATCCTCGCCCTGATAAAAATAGAAAATAGCTTTTTGATAGTGGCTGTCATGTATGTGCAAATTGTAAGCTTGTTATAGATTATTTTTTGATCCGTTTAAGGTAATATTAAAAATACGATTCAAGAATTATATCATGACCACAAAATATTTCTGTGTGATTTTGGATGGTATCTTAATATGTTAAAAATATTGAAAATTTTATATATTATCAGTAAATCAAAAAGCTATAAGATTAAGCCTCGTTTTAAAATTTCAAATAACCTTAAATTTACAAAGTAGTTTATCAGCCCGAGCTTTACGCATTTAAACGCTCCTAATTTTTCGCAAATTTTAAGATATTTAGAAGCGGTTTGTCTAGAGATATTTAGTTTTTTCTCCACCGATTCTATCTTTGTATATGGATATGAAAAAAGTAACTCCACAAAATCTTTGCTATATACGCCTCGCTCTTTTCCCTGCAAGAGCTCGCTAAATTCTCTTATGGCATCGTCTATCTCTTTTATGAGCGTGACGGACGCCTCTGCGGTATGCTCTATGTCGTTTAGCATATACTCTATCCAAGCACTCCACTCACCGTTTTTACTTACGTTTTCTAAAAGTTCGTAGCATCTGGATTTATTTTTTATGATATAAGCGCTTAGGTATAAAATCGGTAGATCAAGAAGCTTTTTATGCGTTAGATATAAGACGTTTATGATGCGTCCGGTTCTACAGTTTCCACCATAAAACGGATGTATGGTTTCAAACTGATAGTGGATCACCACTAGTCTAATTAGCGGATCAAGATCGTCCATGTCGTCGTTTATGTACTTTTCTAAATTTGCCATCAACCTATTTATATCGTCTATGTGTTGCGGCGGTATATGTTTTATCTCGCCCGTGGCGGGATTTTTAAGCATAGTTCCACTTTGGGTGCGAAATCCGGCGTTACTACGCTGTAAGCGTTTTTGAATCTCTATTATATGACGAGTTAAAAATAGATTATCTTTTTTTATAAGCGAGTAGCTTTTTTTAAGGCGATTTCGTAGTTCAAGTCCTTTCATCCGCACCAACCAAATTCCCTAAAATACGGTATTTCAAGACTTAATCTTTTAAAAGGTAACCCGATGGGTAACCCAAGCTTCTACTTTTATTTTTCTACATTATTTTTTAACTATGCTTTTTAAAAAATGATACATTGTTCTGGTTCTTAAAACGTTTACTTTTTTGCAAAAGTATAAAAAGACAAAAATATGTTTTTCTAAAAATAGAGTATGTCTCCTAGAAAAACATTTTAGTCTTTAAAAACTTATTCTTATACAACCTATTTGTTTAATAAAGTAAGTTTTGGCACCATCTTCAAACGATAGTGCAGTAAGGTCTTAGCCAGACGGGCAAATAGCCTAGCGGCTACTATAAAAATCAGCTTAATTTAAGAAAAAATTAAACGGCTGATTTTTATGTAATCGGCGTGCCAATACCTCAACCAAAAAGTTGCTCATTAGCTTTTTGTTTGAGGTATTGAACCAGTTTGTAAATCCTATTTTAGTATATCATTTGCGGCTTTTACTTATCTAAACGATTTTGTAATTATCTATGTCTTGATGCTTTTAAGGTGTTTTACCGTAATATAAAAATACACAAGGCTAAAAAGTGGAAATATGCTATAATTATTAAAAGTCTAAAAGGATTAATATGCTAGCCAAACTGGAACTATCCATAGAAAAACCTGATGTGCTCGCCAAGGTTAAGGAATTTTTAAAAAGCCTAGGCAATGATATCAAGGTAAAAGAAGAAAATATAACCAATAAAAAGCTAGAAGCGTTTAATAGCGTATGCGGTAGCGTTAAATTAAACATTCCCATCGAACCTGAAGAACTAGAAGAAGCAAGAGCTAAAAAATATGTCTTATAACGTATTTTTGGACACTAATGCTTTAATAGACATCTTGGTCGATTATGAAACGCCGACTACATATGATAAAATAAGAAGCGACGCGAAGCTGGCATTAAAAACTAAAATATACATAGCCGAGCTTATAAAAAACAATCCCGACATAAAGCTATTCATAAACACGACTACCGTAACCAACGTATTTTTTATATTAACGAATAGGCAAAAAATAAGTAAAAGCCTAGTTGCTAGCCAAATTTTAAATTTACATAAACAAAAAGAGCTTTTTACGGTTGTTTGCGAAGGTGACACCATAAGAGAAGCCGCGTTAAATTATTGTATTCAAAATGACGCGGACTACGAAGATGCGCTCCAATACTTCTGCGCCTTAAAACATAATTGTAAAGCTATAATAACTAACGATAAAAATTTTCCTGATATTGATATTAAGCTTATTAGAACTTATCAAGAGGCATAAGTTATGGGTTATAATTATTTAGAATTCGAAGATAGGCTTCAAAGCATCGTAGAAAATTTAAACGAGAGTAATTTTATATACGAGTTTTTATCTCTTTGTGGACTGCCTAAAGCCACGATTTCAAAACTAAAACAAGGCACGAGTAATCTTTCAAACCTAGAAAATGTAAAGCACCTTAAAAACAAAATTTATTTTGCCGTTTCGCCGCACGGTAAAACGCTTGAAACATTCGCAAATATCGCCGAAGAACTCGGCGTAAACGACTCTACTAGATTTATCTTTGCAACGGATTTTAAAAATATCAATGCAAAAGACGTCAAAACAGGCGATACGCTAGATATAAATTTTGCAGATTTGCCAAAGTATTTTGATTTTTTCTTGCCGTTAATGGGCGTCGAAAAGGTCGAATACGATAAAGAGAATCCACTTGATCAAAAGGCTGCAAGTAGATTTTTACGAGTTTATGACGAGCTAGCAGCGGCAAATAAAAACATCGACCCTAAGGTTTTAAATTTATTTCTTATTAGGCTTTTATTTTGCCTATTTGCCGAGGATACTGGCATTTTTGAAAAAGACTCCTTTACTTCCGATGTAAAAAGGCTCGCGCAAGTGGCTAGCAGTGATCTAAACGCGCCCATAGCTCAAATTTTTGAAAAACTATCCCGTAAGGAAAATGTGGACGATGCAGCTTGGCTGCAAAAGTATCCGTACGTAAACGGCAATCTTTTTGCATCGCCTCACCAGCGTTTAAATTTTACCACAAAAGCCAAAAAGCTAATTATCGAGGCAGGCTCGATGCTTAACTGGTCGCAGATAAATCCCGACATCTTAGGCTCTATGATCCAGACTGCATCCAGCAAGAGTTTGCGTCAAAATTTAGGCATGCACTACACCAGCGTCGAGAATATCATGAAGGTCATCAGGCCGCTGTTTTTGGATAAACTAAAAGACGAACTGCGCAAAATTTCATCGTCAAGCTATAAAAACGAAACTAAAATTTCGAAGCTAAAACAGCTACTTTCTCGCATCGGCAGGATGAAATTTTTCGATCCAGCCTGCGGTTCGGGTAACTTTTTAATCATCGCTTATAAAGAAATGAGGAGACTGGAGATCGAAATTTACGAAGAGATCATAAGGTTAGATCAGCAAATAATGCTTTTTGATCCTATCGTGCAGCTTAGTCAGTTTTACGGCATAGAGATAGACGATTTTGCTCATGAGGTAGCGATACTATCGCTTTGGATAAGCGACCATCAGATGAATACCGAACTAAACGGTAAAATCCCGAATTTCATTCGCAAAACCCTTCCGCTTCAAAAGATAGGCGGTATAACCTGCGCTAACGCTTTAAGGGTCGATTGGAACGAAATTTGCCCGAAAAATAAAGACGATGAGGTTTTCGTATTCGGCAATCCGCCGTATCTTGGAGCGAGGCGACAAGATAAGAGTCAAAAGTCTGACATAAAATATGTATTCGGAAATATTTATGGTGTAGGGGAATTAGACTATATATCTGCGTGGTTTTATCTGGGGGCAAGGTATATAGAGGATTCAAATTCTCTTTTGGCTTTCGTTAGTACGAATTCAATCACTCAAGGCGAACAAGTCGGCTATTTATGGAATGAAATTTTAAATTTTGCCGAAATTAGTTTTGCCTATACTTCATTTAAATGGCAAAACAATGCAGCTCACAATGCTGGCGTAACCGTTATAGTCGTAGGATTAAAATCTTTGCAGACCGAATTTGATAAAACAATTTTTATCGGTAGCGAGAAAATTTTAGCTAGGAATATTAATCCATATTTAGCAGATGCTCAAAATATCATCGTAAATTTTACCACTACTCAAATAAATAAAAATTTACCTGTAATGTATGGCGGAAATAAACCTATAGATGGCGGAAATTTGCTTTTAAATTACGATGAATACATTAAAGTTATTAATAAATATCCAGAGATATCAAAAATTCTAAAAAGATATATTGGCTCCGATGAACTCTTAAATTTAATTCCTAGATATTGTATTTGGCTGACGGATGACAATATAAAAGATTTTCAAGAGCATGAATTTATAAAGCCCAGACTACAAGCGGTTAGGCAAAATCGTCTTAAAAGTTCAGATAAACAAACCAAAAAATACGCAGACAAACCCCATCTTTTTGTTACCAGAATAATAAAAGAGGAGTGCGGTGATTCAAAAAAGGACATGATTCACATCATTATTCCCCGCGTTTCATCCGAAAATAGATTGTATGTTCCTATGGGGTTAATGTACGAGGATGAAATTATATCTAATGCTTGTGCCGTCATCTACGATGCGCCGATTTGGCTTTTGGGGATTTTGTCCTCGCGCATGCATATGGTTTGGCTGCGAGCTATCGGCGGAAAATTAGAAACTCGTTATAGATATTCGGCAAGTTTGGTTTATAATACCTTCGTCGTGCCCGAAATTTCAGATCAGATGAAAGAAAATCTCGAAGAGCAAATGGGCGAAATTTTAGACAAAAGAGACTTTTTGGGCGGCTCGCTCGCTAGTCTTTACGGCTCGCCGCTAGCCGAAAACAATCCAAAGCCTATGAACGAAGAGCTTTTAAATTTACATAAACGCCTAGATAGGCTAGTGGATAGTATCTATCAAAGAGCCGAGTTTAAAAACGACGAGGAGAGGCTGGCGCTGCTTTTAAATTTATACAAACAACGTATAGAGGAGCTGGAAAATGAGTGAAAATTTAATCGATATAAACTACGATAAAAACGGCTCTAGTAAGAGCACGGATATGCTTGGTATGCGCGATATGCAGCGCAGAGTTTATGAAAAGCGAAACGAAGAGTATCTACTCATAAAAGCTCCGCCCGCATCGGGCAAATCTCGCGCCCTGATGTTTGTCGCGCTCGATAAACTGCACAGGCAGGGCATAAAAAAGGTCATAGTCGCGGTGCCGGAAAAATCAATAGGAGCGTCTTTTAAAAATACCGACTTAAAAAGCGGAGGATTTTACTACGACTGGACGGTGGAGCCTAGAAACAACCTAGTAACGGCAGGCGGAGATAAAGGCAAAGTAAAGGCGTTTATGGAGTTTATGAACTCAAGCGACGAAATTTTAATCTGCACTCACGCGACGTTTAGATTTGCCTACGAAGAGATAAAAAGCGACTCTAAATTTGACGGTTGCGTCATAGCCATAGACGAGTTTCATCACGTCTCATCAGAGGATAGCTCGGTTTTGGGACAGGCTTTAAAAAATATACTTCGTAATTCAGACGCTCACGTGATAGCAATGACGGGCTCTTACTTTAGGGGCGACAGCGCCGTGATACTGGAGCCTGAGGACGAGGATAAATTCGCAAAAGTAACCTACACCTACTACGAGCAACTAAACGGATACGAATATCTAAAAAGCTTCGGTATAGGTTATCATTTCTATAAAGGCGAGTATTTAAGCGCTTTACACGAGGTGCTAGATACAGATAAAAAGACGATAATCCATATACCCAGCGTAAATTCCATCGAATCGACCAAAGATAAATACAACGAAGTAGATAGCATAATAGACATAATAGGTGAATTTGAGTATGCCGACGAAAACGGTATATATCACGTAAAAAGAAGCGACGGTAAAATATTAAAAGTGGCCGATCTGGTTACAGATAACGCGGATAGAGAAAAGGTCTCGGCGTATCTTAGGCAGATGAAAGAGCTTGACGACCTAGACATAATAATAGCGCTAAATATGGCAAAGGAAGGCTTTGATTGGCCTTGGTGCGAGCATGCGCTCACTATCGGTTACCGCGGCTCTTTAACAGAAGTAGTCCAGATAATCGGACGCTGCACGAGAGATAGCTCGAACAAAACTAGGGCTCAATTTACGAATTTGATCGCAAGTCCGGATGCCAGCGAAGACGAGACGAAAGGTAGCGTAAATACTATGCTAAAAGCAATCTCGGCATCTTTGTTAATGGAGCAGGTTTTAGCGCCGGATATCAAATTTAAACCTCGCCGTAACCCTAGCGAAAAAGGGGACTCTAAGGATTATATCTACATAAAAGGCTTAAAAGAACCATCGACGGCAAAAGTAAAAGAGATCATCCAAAACGATCTGCACGAACTAAGAGCTAGCATACTAAGCGATAACGACGTGCAAAGAGCGATGGCAGGCAAAGATCCTAAGCTAATAAACAACCTGCTAATCCCTAAAGTTATACAAAAGACGTATCCGAATTTAAGCGATAACGAAATAGACGAGGTTAGACAACACGTCATAACCGATCTCGTGCTAAAAAATGCCAAATTTGAAACTACAAGCGGAAATAAAGAATTTATAAGGCTGGCTAGCAAATTCGTCCTCGTCGATGAGCTAGATATAAATTTAATAGAAAGCGTGTGTCCTTTCCAAGACGCCTATAAAATGATGTCTAAAAAGCTAGATGCGCCTACGCTAAAAATAATACAGCGAGTAATCGACTCTCAAAAAATCGAGATAACCGATGAGGAGCTTTTGGTGGCGGCCAATAAAATAAAAGACTTTTTCCATGAAAACGGACATTTGCCGGATAAAAATTCGCAGGATGAATTTGAGCGAAGGCTGGCTTACGCATTAGCTAAATTAGCTACGAAAAAGAAGCAAAAAGATGGCTAACTATCAAAGTATAGACGAAATTTTAAACGATCCGTTTTTTGTAGATATTTTAAAAGAGACACCAAAAAAATCTCAGCCG
This is a stretch of genomic DNA from Campylobacter concisus. It encodes these proteins:
- a CDS encoding DUF2130 domain-containing protein; protein product: MTSQTTIKCPNCGSEIDINDALYHQLEGKYKGEYLAQKKQLEAELEAKRKEQEAYFESLRAKEQQLQEQKEKFEEEIKKATQIQLKMERARLQDELRKEILDEQNESVALLQKQLEEKSNQVKELNVAKAQILQLQREKEEMESAITAKAELALNEKLKEEKEKIQKAADEQNELKFRQKEEQLKQLQEQLQIAQRKAEQGSMQLQGEVQELAIEEWLREKFPFDTIDEIKKGARGADCVQIVHTRESQNCGTIYYESKRTKEFQRSWIEKFKADMREKGADIGVIVTDAMPSEMQRMGLYEGVWVCTFEEFKGLSAVLREQLIRIHHVLIAQENKSDKMSLLCHFLTSNEFKMQIEAIVEAFSTMQSDLDSEKRAMQKIWKQREKQIEKVLDNTINMYGSIKGIAGKAVANIKALELPYGGDT
- a CDS encoding AAA family ATPase codes for the protein MKKDNFYVDSEIYELTTLWVLRAIFDLAGEKELLKDRYDDVLEFLGIEAKEPKEEDIQNLKNRLEILEKSQISCELKDLEHNLNLLQENLGLNSTERDILRFVAIMYNYEVVSNACNTLGELNNIQAIKVISKILNLNFIDVQNAFRKDGIFAKTSIIRLDNGGQRIRYKIDAINNNFMCDLFVKCDSMDEIFESAIKPCNKTNLTTKNYPHIKEDVKILLSFLKSAISKKQKGVNVLLYGSAGTGKTELSKVIASELNLKLYEVAYDDEYGYATEDRRLRSYCLAQNVLSAGSNLLMYDEAEDIFNTNNDEKRQYGKAFINRSLENNEVPTIWITNNIFDMDEAVVRRFNLAIEIGIPTEDVRAKIIKKYSENLIDNKLIKKLAKNDFIAPALISNASVVVSNLNTKDKNKAFERVINNTLKAQGYEEIRDYNPRDDLPSSYDPNFVNSDCDLNELMQGIKISKNARICLYGVPGTGKSAYAKFIAKSLKKPIIIKKGSDLLSMFVGWTEKNIALAFKEAKEKHAVLVFDEVDSFLQDRSMAARSWEITQVNEMLVQMESFDGIFIATTNLIDNLDKACLRRFDLKLEFGYLLPEQARNLFKKECALLKVKFDEDTSKKVSSLGLLAPGDFASVRRQAKFRPIKNGDDFCHRLELEVALKNEEKSVKIGF
- a CDS encoding Fic family protein; translated protein: MKGLELRNRLKKSYSLIKKDNLFLTRHIIEIQKRLQRSNAGFRTQSGTMLKNPATGEIKHIPPQHIDDINRLMANLEKYINDDMDDLDPLIRLVVIHYQFETIHPFYGGNCRTGRIINVLYLTHKKLLDLPILYLSAYIIKNKSRCYELLENVSKNGEWSAWIEYMLNDIEHTAEASVTLIKEIDDAIREFSELLQGKERGVYSKDFVELLFSYPYTKIESVEKKLNISRQTASKYLKICEKLGAFKCVKLGLINYFVNLRLFEILKRGLIL
- a CDS encoding type II toxin-antitoxin system VapC family toxin → MSYNVFLDTNALIDILVDYETPTTYDKIRSDAKLALKTKIYIAELIKNNPDIKLFINTTTVTNVFFILTNRQKISKSLVASQILNLHKQKELFTVVCEGDTIREAALNYCIQNDADYEDALQYFCALKHNCKAIITNDKNFPDIDIKLIRTYQEA
- a CDS encoding class I SAM-dependent DNA methyltransferase, encoding MGYNYLEFEDRLQSIVENLNESNFIYEFLSLCGLPKATISKLKQGTSNLSNLENVKHLKNKIYFAVSPHGKTLETFANIAEELGVNDSTRFIFATDFKNINAKDVKTGDTLDINFADLPKYFDFFLPLMGVEKVEYDKENPLDQKAASRFLRVYDELAAANKNIDPKVLNLFLIRLLFCLFAEDTGIFEKDSFTSDVKRLAQVASSDLNAPIAQIFEKLSRKENVDDAAWLQKYPYVNGNLFASPHQRLNFTTKAKKLIIEAGSMLNWSQINPDILGSMIQTASSKSLRQNLGMHYTSVENIMKVIRPLFLDKLKDELRKISSSSYKNETKISKLKQLLSRIGRMKFFDPACGSGNFLIIAYKEMRRLEIEIYEEIIRLDQQIMLFDPIVQLSQFYGIEIDDFAHEVAILSLWISDHQMNTELNGKIPNFIRKTLPLQKIGGITCANALRVDWNEICPKNKDDEVFVFGNPPYLGARRQDKSQKSDIKYVFGNIYGVGELDYISAWFYLGARYIEDSNSLLAFVSTNSITQGEQVGYLWNEILNFAEISFAYTSFKWQNNAAHNAGVTVIVVGLKSLQTEFDKTIFIGSEKILARNINPYLADAQNIIVNFTTTQINKNLPVMYGGNKPIDGGNLLLNYDEYIKVINKYPEISKILKRYIGSDELLNLIPRYCIWLTDDNIKDFQEHEFIKPRLQAVRQNRLKSSDKQTKKYADKPHLFVTRIIKEECGDSKKDMIHIIIPRVSSENRLYVPMGLMYEDEIISNACAVIYDAPIWLLGILSSRMHMVWLRAIGGKLETRYRYSASLVYNTFVVPEISDQMKENLEEQMGEILDKRDFLGGSLASLYGSPLAENNPKPMNEELLNLHKRLDRLVDSIYQRAEFKNDEERLALLLNLYKQRIEELENE
- a CDS encoding DEAD/DEAH box helicase, yielding MSENLIDINYDKNGSSKSTDMLGMRDMQRRVYEKRNEEYLLIKAPPASGKSRALMFVALDKLHRQGIKKVIVAVPEKSIGASFKNTDLKSGGFYYDWTVEPRNNLVTAGGDKGKVKAFMEFMNSSDEILICTHATFRFAYEEIKSDSKFDGCVIAIDEFHHVSSEDSSVLGQALKNILRNSDAHVIAMTGSYFRGDSAVILEPEDEDKFAKVTYTYYEQLNGYEYLKSFGIGYHFYKGEYLSALHEVLDTDKKTIIHIPSVNSIESTKDKYNEVDSIIDIIGEFEYADENGIYHVKRSDGKILKVADLVTDNADREKVSAYLRQMKELDDLDIIIALNMAKEGFDWPWCEHALTIGYRGSLTEVVQIIGRCTRDSSNKTRAQFTNLIASPDASEDETKGSVNTMLKAISASLLMEQVLAPDIKFKPRRNPSEKGDSKDYIYIKGLKEPSTAKVKEIIQNDLHELRASILSDNDVQRAMAGKDPKLINNLLIPKVIQKTYPNLSDNEIDEVRQHVITDLVLKNAKFETTSGNKEFIRLASKFVLVDELDINLIESVCPFQDAYKMMSKKLDAPTLKIIQRVIDSQKIEITDEELLVAANKIKDFFHENGHLPDKNSQDEFERRLAYALAKLATKKKQKDG